Proteins from a genomic interval of Novipirellula aureliae:
- the uvrB gene encoding excinuclease ABC subunit UvrB: MTSVALPPADFHLQPSFKPAGDQPQAIAELTRGFKAGRSAQVLLGATGTGKTFTMANVIANLGRPALVLSHNKTLAAQLYGEFKEFFPDNAVHYFVSYYDYYQPEAYIPQRDVFIEKDASINQEIDRLRLATTSSLVSRRDVIIVASVSSIYGLGSPDDYRQLIVSIHKGEVTRRDHLLLKLVDVLYERNDVAFDRGKFRVRGDSIELWPSYEEFAYRIEMWGDEIEQISLIKPVSGETIKTVDHLYIYPARHFVMPEDRIKKAIQGIKEELAQQLEVFEKQGKLLEAQRISARTRFDLEMLAEVGHCPGIENYSRPLSGKPPGATPDTLYEFFPKDFVTFVDESHVTIPQVRAMYAGDRSRKTTLVEHGFRLPSALDNRPLKFEEWEERTAQICFVSATPSAYELQRTKGEVVEQIIRPTGLLDPVVEIESARGQVNHLLEQIRIRAEKDERVLVTALTKRLAEDLSAFLQEQNVRCRWLHSELDAFERVDLLQELRAGQFDCLVGVNLLREGLDLPEVSLVAILDADKEGFLRSETSLIQTIGRAARNSNSKVILYADRVTDSMKMAMEETTRRRKIQQDYNEKHGITPETIRKSIRRGIDNDVATRKKTEAAASDAKETYITLEYCEALEREMLSAAEDLEFERAASLRDRVLQLKENIGKPLSEVEFSNKSTGATGRQKKRRNKSQASGRKNIPRPSRG, encoded by the coding sequence ATGACCTCTGTTGCCCTCCCCCCAGCCGATTTTCATCTCCAGCCGAGCTTTAAGCCTGCTGGCGATCAACCTCAAGCGATCGCCGAATTGACTCGCGGGTTCAAGGCGGGACGATCTGCCCAAGTGCTACTCGGAGCAACCGGTACGGGAAAAACCTTTACGATGGCCAACGTGATCGCGAATCTCGGTCGGCCAGCGCTGGTGCTAAGCCATAACAAAACGTTAGCCGCCCAATTGTATGGCGAGTTCAAAGAGTTTTTTCCCGACAATGCGGTTCACTATTTCGTTAGCTATTACGACTATTATCAACCCGAAGCATATATTCCTCAGCGTGACGTCTTTATCGAAAAGGACGCGTCGATCAATCAAGAGATCGACCGGTTGCGATTGGCAACGACAAGTTCCTTGGTCAGCCGCCGTGATGTCATCATCGTCGCTTCGGTTAGCAGTATCTATGGACTCGGGTCCCCAGACGATTACCGTCAACTCATCGTGTCGATACACAAAGGGGAGGTTACTCGCCGCGACCACTTGCTACTAAAGTTGGTCGACGTTTTGTACGAACGCAACGACGTTGCTTTTGACCGAGGTAAATTTCGCGTTCGCGGCGACAGTATTGAATTGTGGCCCAGCTACGAAGAGTTCGCCTACCGAATTGAAATGTGGGGTGATGAGATTGAACAGATTTCGCTCATCAAACCGGTCTCGGGTGAAACCATTAAGACGGTCGACCACCTTTACATCTATCCGGCTCGTCACTTTGTGATGCCAGAGGATCGTATCAAAAAAGCGATTCAGGGCATCAAAGAAGAACTCGCACAGCAGCTTGAAGTGTTCGAAAAGCAAGGCAAGTTACTTGAAGCACAACGGATTTCCGCGCGTACCCGATTTGATCTAGAGATGCTAGCCGAGGTCGGTCACTGTCCAGGGATCGAAAACTACAGTCGACCGCTTTCGGGAAAACCGCCTGGAGCAACTCCAGATACGCTTTACGAGTTCTTCCCAAAGGATTTTGTCACGTTTGTTGACGAGTCCCATGTCACGATCCCTCAAGTTCGTGCAATGTATGCCGGCGATCGAAGCCGCAAAACCACGCTGGTGGAACACGGTTTCCGATTGCCCAGTGCACTCGATAACCGGCCGCTAAAATTCGAGGAGTGGGAGGAACGAACGGCTCAAATTTGTTTTGTCAGTGCCACACCGAGCGCGTACGAATTGCAGCGGACCAAGGGCGAAGTGGTCGAGCAAATCATTCGCCCCACAGGGCTTCTCGATCCCGTTGTTGAAATCGAGTCGGCACGTGGCCAAGTGAATCACCTGCTTGAGCAAATCCGGATTCGTGCCGAGAAAGACGAACGAGTATTGGTCACCGCACTCACAAAACGATTGGCCGAAGATCTCTCCGCGTTCTTACAAGAGCAAAACGTCCGCTGCCGATGGCTGCACAGCGAACTCGATGCCTTCGAGCGAGTCGACTTGCTACAAGAATTAAGAGCAGGCCAATTTGATTGTCTCGTCGGTGTCAATCTGCTTCGCGAAGGTCTCGACTTGCCCGAGGTATCGTTGGTCGCAATTCTCGATGCGGACAAAGAAGGGTTTCTTCGCAGTGAAACCAGTTTGATCCAAACGATTGGCCGCGCAGCACGAAATTCGAACTCAAAAGTCATTCTGTACGCCGATCGGGTTACCGATTCCATGAAGATGGCGATGGAAGAAACAACGCGTCGCCGGAAAATTCAGCAGGATTACAACGAGAAGCATGGGATTACCCCCGAGACGATTCGCAAATCGATTCGCCGAGGCATCGACAACGACGTCGCCACACGCAAAAAGACCGAAGCAGCAGCAAGCGATGCGAAAGAAACCTACATCACTTTAGAGTACTGTGAAGCACTCGAACGCGAGATGTTATCGGCAGCAGAGGATTTAGAGTTTGAGCGAGCGGCATCGCTCAGAGACCGTGTCTTGCAATTGAAAGAGAATATTGGCAAACCTTTATCCGAAGTCGAGTTCTCGAACAAATCGACTGGAGCGACCGGTCGTCAGAAAAAACGCCGTAACAAGAGTCAAGCCAGTGGACGAAAAAACATCCCCCGCCCCAGCCGAGGCTAA
- a CDS encoding O-antigen ligase family protein, translating to MKNLTKYLRLLSLWASATLLTLLPFLVALDYAGVLKWTQWAAAAVVLAAALLAIPALTDRENQMGPRYHWFTIFLLVWAGFVWIQTVPLPDSLHSLLSPASADAYSAWATPALGASAVDGFQPISVDPWATKHGLAMVLMAITLAWTSATVFQTRARLAFVMVGLAIGAAVHAGLGIFQLVVPETGILGMDLVDRGRPFAGFVNRNNAALLMNLGIGSSLGLLAWRLSALSGQEVDDENFELNDLISLVSDRESSIALASLVLCSAALLVCGSRGGLVAALFGFVLAFGWIRTRRGVLTIPVLIGVIAIAIAMLLVPLNLDLESIQRFEIFVNRDNTTLLHDGRLPHWSDGMEAAKSYLPLGSGVGTYADAHLPFLDESMDAWFVHADNLWLELFTEQGLVGVLLFLGLVGSLLYSLQQLRESPDAVDHGLRVAGWYVLSALVVSQFFDFGLIVPANFIAFGVFLPIIATRRFFVASYVRDEEEKDFTGHEDEELEGTDSKSPSKIRFQTPGSLAVGIIIATLAILPSFWALKVLNTDAKIDAVVREANFALDAKKPEISELERMASTLEPLAATSGSAEAYQALAELHHRMARYEEVAAANPKSEEEIRRLYSQTAPLVRRLTWLQQPPSVLQDSNQGGDSNSNGSIVDPSLSKHYLDALANAEAALRHRPLSRESRATSIYLDFIHANRDRTYVLLKQLQELYKTNIAATQRIGSLAVDSEELEIASECYRTVLTRNPRFTNRVLRTIESHPQITAAQIVPNTPTNLRLAAQAILSRPDPDKTFLEKAYSGFECDNCKTIAERAKCEELAGDTAYVLGKFDETFEAYQKSLRFKPNDNKLRIKLIGRLRAQGKRDEALAEARKARVLSPEEDRFDVIIKEIAQAELQEYTNP from the coding sequence ATGAAAAACCTTACAAAATATCTTAGGCTTTTGTCACTTTGGGCATCAGCAACCCTTTTAACGCTTTTGCCGTTCTTGGTAGCCCTCGATTATGCTGGCGTACTCAAATGGACTCAGTGGGCGGCGGCGGCGGTGGTTTTGGCCGCAGCGCTGCTGGCAATACCGGCTTTGACCGATCGTGAAAACCAAATGGGGCCAAGATACCACTGGTTCACGATTTTTCTTCTCGTGTGGGCCGGTTTTGTTTGGATTCAAACGGTACCTTTGCCCGACAGCCTGCATTCACTGCTTAGCCCCGCTTCGGCGGATGCCTACAGCGCCTGGGCCACACCGGCACTTGGGGCCTCGGCCGTTGACGGTTTCCAGCCGATTTCCGTCGATCCTTGGGCTACCAAGCACGGTTTGGCAATGGTGCTGATGGCGATCACGTTGGCCTGGACCTCGGCCACCGTGTTTCAAACTCGGGCTCGGTTGGCGTTCGTGATGGTGGGGCTTGCCATTGGTGCAGCCGTTCACGCGGGACTTGGCATTTTTCAATTGGTGGTTCCCGAAACAGGCATCCTCGGGATGGACCTCGTCGATCGCGGCAGGCCATTTGCCGGTTTTGTTAACCGTAACAATGCGGCGTTACTTATGAACCTCGGTATTGGATCGAGTTTAGGGTTGTTGGCATGGCGGTTGAGTGCGCTCAGTGGCCAAGAGGTTGACGATGAGAACTTTGAATTGAACGATCTGATCTCTCTGGTAAGTGACCGAGAAAGTTCGATCGCATTGGCAAGTTTGGTGCTATGTTCGGCAGCGTTGTTGGTTTGCGGGTCACGGGGCGGATTGGTCGCTGCACTCTTCGGGTTTGTGTTGGCCTTCGGGTGGATTCGCACTCGCCGAGGCGTTTTGACGATTCCTGTCCTGATCGGAGTCATCGCAATCGCCATTGCAATGCTGCTGGTTCCGCTCAACTTAGACTTGGAATCGATTCAGCGGTTTGAGATCTTTGTCAACCGCGACAACACGACGCTGTTACATGATGGCCGTCTTCCCCATTGGTCAGACGGTATGGAAGCAGCGAAATCCTATTTGCCACTAGGCAGCGGTGTAGGAACCTATGCCGACGCGCATCTGCCGTTTTTAGACGAGAGTATGGATGCTTGGTTTGTGCATGCCGATAATTTATGGTTGGAACTGTTTACAGAGCAGGGCCTGGTCGGTGTCCTGCTCTTTCTAGGCTTGGTCGGTTCCCTGCTCTATTCGCTGCAACAACTTCGTGAATCTCCGGATGCGGTCGATCATGGGCTACGGGTAGCCGGGTGGTATGTCCTTTCCGCGTTGGTGGTCTCTCAATTCTTTGATTTTGGATTGATCGTCCCTGCAAACTTTATTGCGTTTGGTGTCTTTTTGCCCATCATTGCAACGCGTCGATTTTTTGTCGCATCGTATGTTCGTGACGAAGAAGAGAAGGATTTCACTGGCCACGAAGATGAGGAGTTGGAAGGCACGGATTCGAAGTCGCCATCGAAGATTCGTTTCCAAACTCCAGGCTCGCTCGCGGTGGGGATCATCATTGCGACACTAGCAATCCTGCCATCGTTTTGGGCTCTCAAGGTGCTCAACACCGATGCGAAAATAGACGCTGTCGTTCGCGAAGCAAATTTTGCACTCGACGCCAAAAAGCCGGAAATCAGCGAACTGGAGAGAATGGCGTCAACATTAGAACCACTGGCGGCTACAAGCGGTTCCGCCGAGGCTTATCAAGCACTTGCGGAATTGCACCACCGTATGGCTCGTTACGAAGAGGTCGCCGCTGCGAATCCGAAATCGGAAGAGGAGATTCGCAGGCTGTACAGCCAAACCGCACCACTCGTCCGCCGTTTGACCTGGCTTCAGCAGCCTCCGAGTGTTTTGCAGGATTCGAATCAAGGCGGTGATTCCAATTCGAACGGTTCCATTGTTGATCCGTCGTTATCGAAGCACTATCTCGATGCCCTTGCCAATGCAGAAGCCGCCCTGCGCCATCGCCCGCTGTCACGCGAATCGCGTGCGACAAGTATTTACTTAGACTTCATTCATGCCAACCGCGATCGCACCTACGTTCTTCTAAAGCAACTTCAAGAGTTGTACAAAACCAATATTGCCGCCACACAGCGTATCGGAAGTTTGGCTGTTGATAGTGAAGAGTTAGAGATTGCGAGCGAATGCTATCGAACCGTACTCACTCGCAATCCGCGTTTCACCAATCGCGTGCTGCGAACGATTGAGTCACACCCGCAAATTACGGCGGCTCAAATTGTCCCCAATACTCCGACCAATCTACGTTTGGCTGCCCAAGCGATCCTTTCCAGGCCAGATCCTGACAAAACGTTTTTGGAAAAAGCTTATTCGGGATTCGAGTGCGATAATTGTAAAACGATTGCTGAACGTGCCAAGTGTGAAGAATTGGCGGGCGATACCGCTTATGTCTTGGGCAAGTTCGATGAGACGTTTGAAGCCTATCAAAAATCGCTGCGATTTAAGCCTAATGACAACAAGCTAAGGATCAAGCTAATCGGTCGGCTAAGGGCTCAAGGCAAACGCGATGAAGCCCTCGCCGAAGCTCGCAAAGCCCGCGTCTTGTCACCCGAAGAAGATCGCTTCGATGTTATCATCAAAGAGATCGCGCAAGCGGAACTGCAAGAATACACCAATCCATAG
- a CDS encoding ABC transporter permease — MADVIPLHRLAFSLVPVIIVLILMFRWSLGVRQAIMGLSRMILQLLLVGYLLGYVFTAQTPWIVIAILTVMLLAASWIALCSIRQDRARNYPYAVAAVFVGGGITLFFMTQGVLGLDPWFSPRVFIPLAGMTFSGCMNAVSLAAERYYVETERGETHNDARASAMKAAFIPITNMLFAVGIVSIPGMMTGQVLAGVSPLIAARYQVMVMCMMFSSAGLAAALFLWLIGRATSRRDSPSREA, encoded by the coding sequence ATGGCTGATGTGATCCCGCTTCATCGATTGGCGTTTTCGTTAGTGCCAGTCATCATTGTATTGATCTTGATGTTCCGTTGGTCGCTTGGCGTTCGCCAGGCAATCATGGGTTTGTCGCGAATGATCTTACAATTGTTGTTGGTCGGCTACTTACTTGGCTATGTGTTCACCGCCCAAACGCCCTGGATTGTCATCGCCATTCTGACGGTGATGCTGCTCGCCGCGAGTTGGATTGCTCTGTGTTCGATCAGACAGGATCGAGCCAGAAATTATCCGTATGCCGTGGCGGCGGTGTTTGTTGGCGGTGGGATCACGTTGTTCTTCATGACTCAAGGCGTGCTCGGACTTGATCCGTGGTTCTCCCCGCGAGTTTTCATTCCGCTTGCGGGGATGACGTTTTCGGGATGCATGAATGCCGTCAGTTTGGCGGCCGAGCGGTACTACGTCGAAACAGAACGAGGAGAGACTCATAACGACGCGCGTGCGTCTGCGATGAAGGCCGCCTTCATTCCAATCACCAACATGTTGTTTGCTGTCGGCATCGTTTCGATCCCAGGCATGATGACTGGCCAAGTTTTGGCAGGCGTATCACCATTGATCGCAGCACGCTATCAAGTCATGGTCATGTGCATGATGTTTAGTTCTGCCGGTTTGGCTGCAGCACTCTTTTTGTGGCTGATCGGTCGTGCAACAAGTCGCCGCGACTCTCCGAGTCGCGAAGCATAA
- a CDS encoding putative motility protein: MSSIHPAVANVLNSRNDANQQQVQMTLLAKQLDTQKQAGDAIHSMLEQAKQVQTQLADGHLDVKV, encoded by the coding sequence ATGTCTAGCATTCACCCTGCGGTTGCGAACGTCCTAAACTCTCGCAACGATGCCAACCAACAACAGGTGCAAATGACACTGCTGGCAAAACAACTCGATACGCAAAAACAAGCAGGCGATGCCATCCATTCAATGCTCGAACAAGCTAAGCAGGTGCAAACACAACTTGCCGATGGTCATCTTGACGTGAAGGTTTAG
- a CDS encoding dihydroorotase, with product MTRTLFRNARIVLPQFILDGSVLVEDGKIVDVDAGELANADETVDCQGRYLMPGVIDDQVHFREPGLTHKEDLSTASHACAAGGVTSFLEMPNTKPAAITVEGVRQKEAIAAQKSIVNYGFYIGATPSNLEELAKASDVPGIKIFIGSSTGDLLVDDQETLERIFAETTLPICAHCEDEATVRANMDRLVGTSDIADHSRIRDERAAMIATARATDLARRHKHRFHVLHVSTAAELTLLQNADPYITAEICLHHLFFNVDDYARLGSRIQMNPSIKTKADNEGLWQGLLDGTIQVLATDHAPHTLQEKRQPYPASPSGLPAVENSLALMLDQVNQGKCSLLQVASWMSDAPARVWGMVGKGRIDVGYDADLVLVDMDEARTIRDAEQHTKTCWSPWDGETLRGWPTATYIGGRRVWSQADGFDEQHRGSKLKFDHARGGFWKTMDGIGV from the coding sequence ATGACCCGAACTCTATTTCGTAATGCCCGCATCGTCCTGCCTCAATTCATTCTCGATGGTTCGGTGTTGGTCGAAGATGGGAAGATAGTCGACGTGGATGCCGGTGAGCTTGCCAACGCGGACGAAACGGTCGATTGTCAAGGCCGGTACCTGATGCCTGGCGTGATCGATGACCAGGTTCATTTCCGCGAACCAGGTTTGACACACAAGGAAGATCTCAGCACGGCCTCGCATGCTTGCGCTGCTGGCGGAGTGACATCGTTCTTGGAAATGCCCAACACGAAGCCGGCTGCGATCACGGTTGAAGGGGTTCGGCAAAAGGAAGCGATTGCCGCCCAAAAGTCAATCGTCAACTATGGCTTCTACATCGGCGCAACGCCGAGCAATTTGGAGGAGTTGGCGAAGGCAAGCGACGTTCCAGGAATCAAGATTTTTATCGGCAGTAGTACGGGCGATCTACTGGTGGATGATCAAGAGACGCTCGAGCGAATATTTGCGGAAACGACGTTGCCAATCTGCGCTCACTGCGAAGATGAAGCGACCGTTCGAGCGAACATGGATCGGTTGGTGGGCACCAGCGATATCGCGGACCATTCACGAATTCGTGATGAGCGGGCTGCAATGATCGCGACGGCACGAGCAACCGATTTGGCCCGTCGGCACAAGCATCGGTTCCATGTGCTGCACGTTTCGACGGCGGCAGAGTTGACGCTACTGCAAAACGCTGATCCTTACATTACCGCAGAGATTTGTTTGCACCATCTGTTCTTCAATGTCGACGATTATGCTCGCTTGGGCAGCCGTATTCAAATGAACCCATCGATCAAGACAAAAGCGGACAACGAAGGGCTGTGGCAAGGATTGCTCGATGGAACGATTCAAGTATTGGCGACCGATCACGCTCCTCATACACTCCAGGAAAAAAGACAACCCTACCCAGCAAGTCCGTCGGGATTGCCAGCGGTCGAGAACAGTTTGGCGCTGATGCTCGATCAAGTGAACCAGGGTAAATGCTCGCTGTTGCAGGTTGCATCGTGGATGAGCGACGCACCGGCTCGCGTTTGGGGGATGGTTGGCAAAGGCCGCATTGATGTCGGGTACGACGCCGATCTCGTCCTTGTCGATATGGATGAAGCACGAACGATTCGCGATGCCGAGCAGCACACCAAGACCTGCTGGAGTCCCTGGGATGGAGAAACACTTAGGGGGTGGCCAACGGCGACTTATATCGGCGGTCGCCGCGTGTGGAGCCAAGCGGACGGATTCGACGAACAGCATCGTGGATCAAAGTTGAAATTCGACCATGCTCGTGGCGGCTTTTGGAAGACAATGGATGGAATCGGCGTTTAG
- a CDS encoding sigma-70 family RNA polymerase sigma factor, whose translation MTNSIWPSDDQTETLLKAAKGGDADAVNRLLERHRESVRRLVKMRLDRKVQRRVDVSDVVQDVLLEANGRLEKYLNDPAMAFHLWIRQIAWDRIIDTYRRHRVSAKRNMDREQAMHAPATQDQSSIQLAAQLCDPALTPSTAATQRELATKVEAAIEQLVEQDREMILMRHYEHLSNLEIAEVLGLNPPAASMRYLRAVRRLRELLDEDADDDSGRGDAGKRP comes from the coding sequence ATGACTAACTCGATCTGGCCTTCCGATGATCAAACCGAAACGCTGTTGAAAGCAGCGAAGGGTGGCGATGCGGATGCAGTCAACCGTCTTTTGGAACGCCATCGTGAATCCGTGCGTCGGTTAGTGAAAATGCGGCTCGATCGTAAAGTTCAGCGGCGGGTCGATGTGAGTGATGTTGTCCAAGATGTCTTGCTCGAAGCGAACGGTCGATTGGAAAAATACTTGAATGATCCTGCGATGGCGTTCCACCTTTGGATTCGTCAGATTGCCTGGGATCGGATCATCGATACCTACCGTCGGCACCGCGTGAGTGCGAAGCGAAACATGGACCGAGAGCAGGCGATGCATGCTCCAGCAACTCAAGATCAATCGTCGATTCAATTAGCGGCTCAATTGTGTGACCCTGCACTGACACCTTCGACTGCTGCAACGCAGCGCGAATTGGCAACAAAGGTCGAAGCAGCGATCGAACAGTTAGTCGAACAAGACCGCGAAATGATTCTAATGCGACATTACGAGCATCTGTCCAATTTGGAGATCGCGGAAGTCCTCGGTCTGAATCCGCCAGCGGCGAGTATGCGTTACCTGCGGGCGGTCCGTCGACTTCGCGAACTTCTGGATGAGGATGCTGACGATGACTCGGGCCGCGGCGATGCTGGGAAGCGTCCGTGA
- a CDS encoding NADPH-dependent assimilatory sulfite reductase hemoprotein subunit has translation MSTDTPNAESKPPKLSAVEKIKDESRFLLGTIGTELVEPSDHFNKDNLQLLKFHGTYQQDDRDLRAQAKKAGGGKAFSMMVRCRIPGGRMTSDQLLAQLDICDQLGNATLKITTRQTLQIHGILKSDLQKTIRRINDMQLSTLAACGDVNRNIMCCPAKRVGSVHADLEKLTDELTFALAPQTPAYHELWLTDDETGEKTLQGGGEVVEPLYGPRYLPRKFKIGIALPEDNCIDIYTQDIGFLAVVRNDKIIGYNVLVGGGMGTTPSAKKTFPALGKRMAFVAPEQAVEVAKAILKVQRDYGNREDRKVARMKYLVANWGVEKFRRAVEEYFGGPLADCTEDDVTEFDDHMGWQEQGDGKWSYGLNIENGRLYDNENHQLKACLRAICHQFKTELRMTGHQSIIVTDIDPADKDKLISIIKEHRVPTTEETSTVRRWSIACVALPTCGLAITESERRLPTIIDQLEQPLAKLGLDKERFTLRMTGCPNGCARPYNADLALVGKAKDKYTVFAGGGWLGHRLAYVYKDLVSDDTVIDELVGIFAAFKANREGNESLGDFCARVGREDLETLAATAPRP, from the coding sequence ATGTCTACCGATACACCTAACGCTGAGTCCAAGCCGCCAAAATTGAGCGCCGTCGAAAAGATCAAAGATGAGAGCAGATTTTTGCTCGGAACAATCGGCACCGAGTTGGTGGAGCCCTCTGATCATTTCAACAAAGACAATCTGCAATTGCTGAAGTTCCATGGAACGTACCAGCAAGACGACCGCGACCTGCGAGCCCAGGCAAAGAAAGCAGGCGGGGGGAAGGCGTTTTCGATGATGGTTCGCTGTCGGATCCCCGGTGGCCGGATGACGTCGGATCAATTGTTGGCCCAGCTTGATATTTGCGACCAACTCGGCAATGCGACGCTAAAGATTACGACTCGGCAAACGTTGCAAATCCATGGCATTCTCAAGAGCGATTTGCAGAAGACCATCCGCCGAATCAACGACATGCAATTGTCAACACTGGCGGCTTGTGGTGACGTCAACCGAAACATCATGTGCTGTCCCGCCAAACGAGTTGGCTCGGTCCATGCCGATCTCGAAAAATTGACCGATGAACTGACGTTTGCTCTCGCTCCGCAAACACCCGCATACCACGAATTGTGGCTGACGGATGATGAAACAGGTGAAAAAACGCTTCAGGGTGGCGGTGAAGTGGTCGAACCGCTCTACGGACCACGCTACTTGCCTCGTAAATTCAAAATCGGGATTGCCCTTCCCGAAGACAATTGCATCGATATCTACACGCAAGACATCGGCTTTTTGGCGGTTGTTCGCAACGACAAGATCATCGGTTACAACGTGCTCGTCGGCGGTGGAATGGGAACAACCCCATCGGCGAAAAAGACTTTCCCAGCACTCGGCAAACGGATGGCATTCGTTGCCCCCGAACAAGCGGTTGAGGTTGCCAAGGCGATCTTGAAGGTCCAACGTGATTACGGCAACCGCGAAGACCGTAAAGTGGCGCGGATGAAATACTTGGTCGCCAATTGGGGGGTCGAGAAATTCCGACGGGCGGTCGAAGAGTATTTTGGCGGACCGTTGGCGGATTGCACCGAAGACGACGTTACCGAGTTCGATGATCACATGGGTTGGCAAGAACAGGGCGATGGAAAATGGTCTTACGGGCTTAACATTGAAAACGGACGACTTTACGACAATGAGAACCATCAGTTAAAGGCATGTTTGCGGGCGATTTGCCACCAGTTCAAGACGGAACTTCGCATGACAGGCCATCAAAGTATCATCGTCACCGACATCGATCCGGCAGACAAAGACAAGTTGATCTCGATCATTAAAGAGCACCGGGTGCCAACGACCGAGGAGACCAGCACGGTGCGTCGATGGTCGATTGCCTGTGTGGCGTTGCCGACATGCGGCTTGGCGATCACCGAAAGCGAGCGGCGATTGCCGACGATTATCGACCAACTGGAACAGCCGCTGGCGAAATTGGGACTCGACAAAGAGCGGTTTACACTTCGCATGACAGGCTGCCCCAACGGATGTGCACGTCCCTACAATGCCGACTTGGCACTCGTGGGCAAAGCCAAGGACAAATACACGGTGTTCGCTGGCGGTGGATGGCTGGGCCATCGGCTAGCCTACGTCTACAAGGACTTGGTTTCCGACGACACGGTCATCGATGAACTGGTCGGGATCTTTGCCGCCTTTAAAGCCAACCGCGAAGGGAATGAATCGCTAGGCGATTTCTGTGCCCGAGTTGGCCGAGAGGATTTGGAAACGTTGGCTGCAACAGCGCCTCGACCCTAG